Within Nematostella vectensis chromosome 1, jaNemVect1.1, whole genome shotgun sequence, the genomic segment ATAGCAAAGAACAACAAATCGATTCACTAGGGCAAAAGTACAAGCAAAATGTTAGAATAAGAGGGTAGAAGTGGGGTCAGGGCGAATAGAACTGTTACGGTTTTGGTTATCGAAAGTTTTGCCCCCGATATTGTCTTCTCTCGAGCATCCGGAAGTACGCGGGAAGACGAAAGAAAGAGGGGAAAAAGACTTCGCAGCCAAACAGTGGACCTCTTTTTAAGCCATCGCCCTCGCTTATGTCAAGTTGTCCCTGATTGACTCATAGGTTCACATGAAAAGCAATGTAACTGATGTTGCTACTACATGTCTAAGCTCATTCTGGCTCGAAACTTTTATTTACTGCAAATCGAATATGTTGCTTCTATCAACTGTCATCGTGTTCCTCGGTtcctcaaacaaaaaaaaaccacaGTAAAAAATACTTCGGGCCTTGGCTAAAAAATGCGGTGATAGCTCAATGCAGGCACTATGTATTATGTAATACAGTTTACTgtatagagtggttttcaaaatcctgtgaaacaaaatgtaattgttaataatagtcaagccagaacataagaaaaaaaagatataacaGTGTAtcagtactaaataaactaaaaaagtatttcatgtgtttttgaaaaccactctattgtGCTACAGTTTATGGTATATTGTAGCACAGccctgtgtttttttatatttttttgcactGAGGGCACGTGCccgccccccccaatattgtaataaattataaggaaatgaccagtaggggcgtggctgtgccccccaaatattgtaataaattataaggaaatgaccagtaggggcgtggctgtaccccccccaatattgtaataaattataaggaaatgaccagtaggggtgtggctgtaccccccccccctaatgtAGGCTCTTACTTGCAGTTGTATTAACTTATGGCTGATTTCCACACACACGCTCATGACCACCACAATAACCGTGTATGATTTTATGGAAACTCCCCCACTTATCATGTGAGATCATATTGAAGCCACTTTGCGAACGGTTACGATCGAAATGTCAAATAAGCTGTGATCGTGTGAGATCATATAGAAACCCCTTTGCGAACGGTTACGATCGTAATGGCAAATTAGATGTGATCGTGTGATCGAGTGAGATCATATAAAAAACACTTTGATGACGGTTACGATCGTAATGTCACATTAGCTGTGATCGTGTGATCGAGTGAGATCATATGGGAtccagttaaaaaaaaaaggaaggacagtttataaataaaaagctGTACTTTTATCTCTCTACGTTCTTTTACAATCCTAATGGGTACTATGTACTTCAGGATAGAAGTACGGCATTCTCAAGCAATCTACATCTGTAGATATTGTTGAACCTACCATTTTAATACAATACTACTTTTTCTGACTATTACATACTACATATATCTATAAAAACCCGCCGAAATGTGCTCCGTCGTACAAATGGTAAAGGGTTTATTAGATCCAGTATAGACTGGTAAGCTTACATTGTAGGATAAATGTATGGGAAAGATAAAAGGCAAAAATGCACCCCTCCTACTATGTTTATAATACACTTATACCGTGTACAATTGtgtatatacataatatataaaGTGCAGAAATGTAATCCAGTACACTATCAGTTATGCTGAGGGCAGTGTATTTATAAATTGAAGAAAATATTTGCACCTTCCCTAAACTATATTTTGGTCGCTTTTAAGACGCTTAATTTACAATTAATTGTGTACGCGACTCACTACTGATGACCTACTGCCTGACAGACCCGAGGATTTGAGCAGCACGCGCCATATTCTCCTCTCTCTGTATCAGCTCGTGTATGTGGCTTGCGCGCTCCTGGTCTCGGCAGATGGCAGCGAAGATAGCCTCCTCGTAGTGTGAGCAGCATCGCATGTGATTCAGGGCAGAGACCGCGCTGGCAGGTTCCATCTGAACGACCATTTTGCAGTTTCGTATTTTTGGCGCTTCTCCAGCAGGGCACACCGCGACAACAATTTGAAACAGACCTGCTGTGACTAAGAAAAAGGCAATATTAGGATGGAGAAACAAGATAATATATTTATTCTACACAGTAATATTTTGAAAGGAATACGCGGTGGCAGTTTCTAGGAAAATTTCActttttgcgcaaaaaaaaaaacggcaaAGGAAATATACACAATGGGGGGCTTTTGTTTGCCTGAAAATTTCAAGCAAAAGTTTAGAAATCAAAAAGAGTAAAAGTCGACATTCTCAAAACTAAAGACAATTAAAACTGCAATTGCACGTAAATTGCACGGCTATCAAACCCAGAAAACAGGGTTGACTTGTCAGAAACATGGCTTAAAGGGAAAATTTAAGCAACCAAAAGTGTAAATAATGGCCTTTTTTGTCTAGATCCGATTATCATTCTACGAGTTTTCtcgttaataaaaaaaatcacctgGTTTGATGTTTGGTTCGTCGTTGACAGCATATGTCGTCACGACTTCAAGATTACGCAAATCGTCATTCTCGTCCAATTGCTTGGCAAGTAAGCAAGCGGTCAGGCGTCTCTTGGTGAGAACCAGTACTACAGGCGTGACTTCACAGTAAAGTCGGGCCCAGTCTTGTGAGAGAAGCAACCGAAGAAGCTCACAAATCGCCGAGTCAATGGAAAAAGCGGAGGTACTAGAACCTAAAAAGAACATGTTATTCAGATTTACAATCTGAACTTCTAAATTTGGGTAAAGACAAACGATAAGACGTGCTTACTTTCTGTGACAATGGCGTCTGGTTGCACTAAATATAGTTAAACTAATACTTCAAGACTCATAATCAAAATGTTGTAGATTATGATTTCTTACATCTCGAATCTAGCATGTAGCTGCTTTGCAATTCtgtaatttttgaaaacacccatacaatcaatcaatcaattttcTATTTCTAACTATTTCGAGATCAGAAATGGCGTTTGAATGCACTGACTGGAATTCaagacaagtttttttttatcgggGCACCTGGACTTACAGGGAATAGCACAAGTATAAGCCTAACAATTCACGGTGGCCTTACCTTGCGTCAGACACGTTTTGAAGCTAGCGGACTGCAGACCCTGGCCATCCGCCCAGTAGAAGCCAAACGCGCACTGCACATCGTCCAACGCCACGATCTGGTCAGCAGCTACCCCCTCGCCACACTCTTGGAGCGTGCAAATACACTCACACACTGCCACGAAGTGTTGCAACGGCAATGGCGGGTCATCAGGGTGAGCGGACGCCAGGATGTTATCAGAAACACGGAGCAGTAGCTGAACATCGTCTGAGGATAAGGTTCCCCCGGCAGGCGGTTGAAAGAGCTCCTTGTATTCCTTAAGTTCGGTAACACGGGCAGCCAGATTGAAACACCTTGTGGCATACTCCATCAGGGCTTCCACAAACTTCTGCTCAAAGAGCGTGTACTCTGCTAGATAGCACGTGAGTTGTTTCATGCGCGCTTTTCTGTCCAACTCACTAGTCTCTTCTGTGACGGTCAAAAGACCTGCTCCTCCAAGATTGCACAGCAACCGTTCTAACTTCTTGACGGTTCTATCCGTGGTCATCTCGCCAGCGAGGGACGATACCAGTCCAAGGACCATAGGCGCAGCATCGGACTTCCGACAAAGGTAGTAATCCCTTATGATGACATTATAAGGGTGCTCTTTGTTGCAGTGATGCGCTTCGTCCAACACAATCAGCGCCAAGTCCTCGAATCGCAGCGTGCCGTTATTTATGTGGTTTTTGTAGCAGTCCGCAGTCACCACGAGGACGTCGTGATCGAAGACAGGCACACCTGGCTCCAGTCGCCTCATTTCCCCGCAGATTGCCCCAACACGGATAGGCCTGAACCTTTGCCAGGGCTGCCTCGCGAAGGGCATTTTACCCTCAGTCGACGTAGGAATGGCGACATGGCTAAGCTCTGTCCGTAGGAAGTCACTTTGCTGAAGTACAAGCAGGACGCGATCCACAAGGAAAACTACCTGCCGCGAAGGGTTGAGCTGCAGAAGATGAGCGATGATTAGCGCGGCTACGAGGGTTTTATCGGCGCCGGTCGGTAGAAAGCAGACTGAGTTATTGGCTAACGCCTTGGTGAAGAGTTCAATGTGGTATCCCGACGGACAAGTACGGGTATTAAATTGGATGTTAACAGGATCAGTTGTGATTGTCAGTCGGGGGTGTAATCGTATCGGGGCTTTTTGTGATTTAGCCATGGTCTGTGCGTGTCTGGTGCTTGCGAAATGTTCTTGTGCCTGAGATTTCGAATTGAGATGAACTTTACAATATTCGCAGAACTTCAAATACGGATCTGCAGTGACCTTGGCAATTCTATTTTTGTGTTTCGTGCTCTGAAAGTGTTCATCCACTAGTTCTTTCGATGTGAGAGATATCTTACATAAGCTGCAAATAATAGAATCGGCTTTGTTTTCAAAGGTGTCGAAACTCCGGGACCTTGGTTTTGTCTTTTGCGTATCCTCGTTAGAGACTTTCTGAAGCATCGATTCGTTCAGACTTTGGCTTCGTGAGTGCTCTGCAGAGAAAATTTTCTTCGTACTAAAAGCAGCCGGGTGGAGAAACTCGTGCCGCGGAGGTAGATGGACAGACGAGCGTGAAGAAGTAACCTCAAAGGAGAGTGATCTATATCTATTTTGATCTGTTTGAGGCACCCCTGATATTCCCACAACAGATTTAGGACTCTTAATCCAACTTCTTTTAGTAAACTGAACGTCGCTTCGTTCTTTTATCGGGACATATTCGTTTAGAACAGAGGACGGATTAATATTTTCAGGAATGCCTCTAGCGGGAAGGGTCCTGTCACGTGGGTACGAAGGGTGACCGAGCACATGGTAGTCTTCTACCAACTCACCCTTTCTCACTAACGAGTGAATATCTGAATACCCAACCAGCGAACCAGTATAAGCACCATTTTCTCCGCGTCTGGATGTACCAGGTTCAAGTTCTGAGTAATCGTTGAGGAGATTGTCATGCTTCTCCCAATGGGCAAGTGCCGCTGACCTACATGGAAACAACTCTCGCCTGTTCCTCTCAAATCCTACAGGCTtcgcaagagacgtgtttgcCGCAGTCTTTGTACAATATGGACCATAGCTTGCTAAGTCTGAGTGTCTGCGATGGTTGGCCCTTCGTTCCTCGGTGTCAGTGATGAACGGGGACCAACGCCGGGAGAAACATTCTCTGTCGATGCACTGAACAGTGTGCGAGCTAGAAACTATACTATACATCTGacctgaaataaaaagagaaGTAATTTTACGCGAAAAGCAACGTCAGCCTTTCATTTGTACCTGACAAAGCTGGATTCCCTTGCGTTTACATTATGAGAAAACAGAAACACTCCCTCGCATATTCTAGGAGGGAATGTCTGATACGTGACGTGGCAATAATGGTAAAGCAAATCCCGGTTTCCCACGACTCTCACTACTGCAAAGTCATACAGACAGTTGGTAATGATTAGCGAAATACACAAAATCCACGTCTACAAAAATAAATGTATAACACATACAAGAAATATAATGGGCGTTGACAGGAAATGTTTGAAAGAGCTACATTACTTAGAAATTCCTCTAACAATAGTCTCTGAGCTACTAACAAAATATTTCGATACTTAATATTCTTTTTGAGAAATTTTGacttaaagtaaaatattggTAAGGTCAATGGCAAAGTGTTAGCATGATTCGATCTGGTGAAGTTTTTGCGCTCTGAACAAGAACAAATCCTGTTTTAGGCTCAGAGAAACAGGATCGCGTTTCTTATTCAAATTTCCCACAACTCATATACAGAAGTATCACAATTATCACCTAACGCCATAACTAAAAACTTGGAGTACCGGTGAAGTTGAAGTCGAGCTCGGTTTGTAACTGTCTATGAACCCAGACAAAATCGAACACCTCAGCGAGGAGGAAACACGGCAGCTTGCGATATGATCAACTTAAATCTCAATTCCGAGAAGAACGAGGCTCCCGAGTAGCGTGACAAAAATAACACGCGCGCTGAccacaaaaaaaacttgaacTGAATATTAAGAAATGGCAACAAAGAAGACTTAGTGGCTTATCGccatgattaataatgatgaaATCATGCAGAATTTGCTAGTTTTAAGAACAGAAAAAAGCAAACCCTGTTCATATAAACAAGTATAGCGTAAACAATTCCTGGAAGCAAGGGGGTCAAAAAGTCTCTCGTCACGGAATCAGTGTCACAAAAGGCGTGACCAATAGACATATAACCACAGAATAACGACTACTAGAACGCAAAGCGGTcttaaaaacatatttgtcCTTTTTATTGACCCAAATAGCAATATTACAAGGAGTACGTTTCTGGTTTCCATTGACCCTTATGCCTTGccatttgttttcttgttttactAATTATAATCGGCATACCTTGGAACTTAGTGCTGTCCGCTTCAACATattgtttttcctttgttACATTTTAGGAAGCGACAGTtttgaaatacaaaaaaatcatagaTTTGGATACTTTTTGTGATTGCAAACGTTaggaatacaaaaaaaaaaaaacattttggaTAATAAAACTGGCATCAGTttcattaaaaacaaaataagggCAGAaagtatattatattatatatggGATGGGAGACTTTGGTCTAAATTCATGACTAGTTGTCATAGTCAACCAGTGCATTATCAAGGAAGTAATTGTACGTTCGCCTCATGCAATTTTTAAAGTTCATCGGCAAGAGGGAAAGGAAGTTTTAAATGAGCTTCTGTTGCCTTTCTCGTCCAttagtccttttttccgaaatACTTTGCCGTGCTTTTGGTCGTTGGTCATTCGATCTCAATACAGGCCACTCCTACTAAAGGGGAAACAAAATGGTGTTACTCAAAATGTAGGACATGGGCCAAGATTTTTCTTCTGTTACTTTCGTTGGCGGCTGCCAAGCTTTCTTTGTTTCCTGTGATTTACCCATCTTTGATAAACGACTTCGGGTACAGGAATGATTTGATAAAACAAATCTTGGGAGTTAAAACTCGCTCTGTATAGTTAACTTTTGGCCTTTAACCAAGGAAAATGAAGTTGTAGAAGTATTAAGATATTGGAGAAGTTTTCTTTTAGCTTGATCCTTCCTTGAGACCTCCACATGACTTAGAATAATAATGAACAACTCCACGAGTCTGGCAAACATCATCAGGGATATTTTAAAGCCAGCTTTAAAAATGATCTATGGGCTTTAAATTCGACACAAAACTCCAAACCTAAACAAACTGAAGCATAGTAGTTTAAGAGATTTCAGAAGTTGGCTTTTGTTTGAGATATTGAAGCAATCTCGTGGTTTACCCTCCGTTGAACAAAACAGGACTCAGCCCGTACCTTACATGATACAGCCACCTTTTATATTATATTCCAAAGATGCTGAACTTTATTAGTCATCCTCTTCGTTAGGGTACTCTAGTAAGTAGACAGGCCTTCTTACGGATAGGTCTTCTACGGACACCTCAAATCCTTGTTTTGGGTATCGTTCTCTGACTATACTTGCACATTCTCGTTCACAAATTTTCCGGTTCACATAGAGACAGAGACAACATTCTCACATTTTCATTCTTAACCCTTCGCCACACATCTTTTAGTGCAGGTAGTCATACAAAGCTTGTATAAAAAATGCCCTACATTTTGTTTATGTGTATAGGAAGGGAATGCTAACAATCCGCTATCCTCATTGAGCAAGCAGCCTTGGCTTGTGTGTTCAAAAAGTATATCTCGTCTCTTTCACAGACAAACAAGCTAATTTGCTGCAAAAGGCACTGTCCTTGCTTGGAAGCCAGCCTACTTTCTCGTATAGTGGCACAGTGTGCCTCCCTATTGTGTCGTTAGTCTTATAGTCTAAGCTTTCTTAAATTTTTATGTCCGTGATACTGAACATGGGACTAGTTGTGTCCGTCACCAACCGCTTTCTTCACACAACCCTCCGTGTGTTTGCTGTTAGTATActcaaagcttttttttaaaaaaaaatactgttgtCGTTATCATCTAAGTGCAATCTTTACTGATCAAGTAATCGTGCATCTCAGTTCTCAGTTCGTGCAATCTTCTAAAGTTCACCCGATTATCACCAAGAGGGAAGATAAAGCTTCAAACTCGCTTCTCTTGCCTTCCTCGTCCATTAGGCCTTTTTCCAATAAGCGTTGTGCTTTTAGTCGTCGGTCATTCTCAATTTAGACCACTCCAGCTAAAGCAACAAAATGGTGTTACTCAAAACGGAGGACATTCTTCCCTTTAAAGAGGGCCAACGTTTCTCTAATCTCCGTAACATACGAGGCAATACTTTTGCTGGCAACTATACGGCTTTCTATCCTCTATGTGGGTTATCCTTCTTCGTCGAAGAAATTAATGGCGGTACACATTTTGGAAGTACACACTCGCTCGAGCTGCTACATAGCGAAAAATTATCATGTCTGCAAGCTTGGTAAGCAATGTCAAAAAGTTTGAGCGAGAAAAATTATCTCTCCAGTTTTGCTGTATCACGATATGAAACTAAGATACTTTAAATATAGTCTAGTTGACCGTTAACAATTAAACCAAGGACCTAGAAAGGTATATAACAAAGTAAGGAAGGTTAGATGAAGTATGATCAACCTTTCATAGAATATCTGTCCAAATAACATAATTCTAGTCCAGGATAGAGAAGTACCAAAATGTACAAAACTCTCTCGCtatattgaaaataaaactagaAATGTGAATTCGCGAAATAAAGGCATTTACCAAACGAAGATGTAAAGAGCCTGTGAAAGACCATTAACGTGAAcctgaaaatattttgacgaaaCAAGTAGCTTGGAGGAAAATAGACAGATAATATCGACCAAGTTTTCACTTACGTGTCTGGAGGTAAAGTCTGGAGTAATGGCTTCTCTTTTATCCGCCGACTGTAGAGATATATTACTCCAGTATCGATGATCATACAGCCATGATCTGAGTTCAAATCCAGATCCTTTTAACGGTTTATACTTTTAAAGTGGAATAGACGAAAGAAGTCGCACAATAACCAACTAAGCCCCTATTTTTCGTTTTCTAACCATCAAGTTAGAGTTCTATGAGTTTCAAAGGGCACAAAAACAGCCGCGAGGTGTTTTTTATAAGCGTAAACAGAAGTGCGGTAGCAATTCCCGAGCCTGCGACCCGAACAAGCACGTGTCCATCGGTAATCTCCCTCCGCCTGAAACGCTAGTAGCAGACTCGTGATATGTATCCTTCAGAGTGATTTACCCCTTTCTTAGCAGATGCGCTCGTGTTTACTGCTGGGGAATCCACTCTACTGTGCTGCGTGAACTTGGGAATGGTAATATTGTTGAATAATCAGCGAGGATTACGGATGCGTGACGCGTTACCCGCGACAGACAACAGGGATAAGgaacaaaaaatggcaaaaaaaaccCAGGAAATCTCTAAAAGAATCAATAGTTTATTACGAATAAACTCTAATCGTTAGCAATGTAAACTGATCAGATACTGTCACAAGTTTGACGTGCGTTTTGGGTTGAGGTCAGGGTGGTTGTGGGGTCTGTAACTGTCGATTTTGCCTATAGGAAGCCTAAGATGAATTTTTGGCGACACAAATCGATCGAAAAAAATACGTCAAAAAGGTCAGAAAATTCAACGAAAAATGCAAAGAAGCATGTTTCAAACGACCGAAATGCAGTACAGCGTTACTTTAATGTGCCGGGCTTCTAGGAAAACCCGGAAGAAAATTCCTGCGTTTCCGGAGAAGTCACGCAATCACGCAATTGGATCACCAAGGGTGAAGAATAATTCCAGTGACTGTGCAGATTTAGCCCGGTTGGATGTTGGTTTACGATACCCTCAATATGGTTTGACTAAGTACATAATGGTTGATTCAAAATGAAACCTAACAAACGAAAACTACAAGCGACGAATTCTAATAAGCACGGCCGCAAAGCAAAGGGCACAACACGGAAGCCACTGGAGCAAATGGTCCGTGGTTGCCATGATCACAATCCGCACTCGCTTAAATGTCCATAAACCGCtcgtttgttattgtttgcattaaaaaaaatacagacgGTCTATTTGCATCAAAACTATCTAGTGACCTtctgtaattgttttttttttctcgcgattctaaaaaaaactgcaaaatTATAAAGTAAGGCGAAAAATAAGGGTCAAGGGAAATTAAATCACGAAATTAACATGCTGCGAAAATTTCATTTGAAAAGGTAGTTATATATGCCACGATATACTCCAGCAAACCACCTCACAAGTACTTTTTGTCAGCTAAACTTTTATGGAACACAGCTTGAAGGGTTAGAGGAAACCGGAAAAACATTGGGAAATGATTCCACAAAATTGCAGCTGACACGATGATCTAAAAAGATCATCATCTAACAAAATAAAGGGTTGAAGGAGAATATTTCAACTTACGATATTCCATGCTCTGTAGTTTGGAATGGATACTCCCATCCCTTGATACTACTTTGGAGAATGTTCTAGCTGGCTGCGTGACTATTCCGCGCTTGcgtgctttttttaaatattcagTGTTTTATTCGATATTCAATATTCCCCTTCCACCCCcgaaataatgataatgataataataataataataataataataataataataataataataataataataaaaataataataataacaacaacaacaacaacaacaacaacaacaacaacaacaacaacaacaacaacaataataataataataataataataataataataataaaaataacaacaacaacaacaacaacaacaacgacaacgacaacaacaacaaaaacaacaacaacaacaataataataatatctttattaacaataattataaaatCTAATAACCTATGTACAATTCTCTACAATCACATTTTTTGACATTAAAAATTTTTCACTGATGAAttcaataataatgataacaatgtgTAAAAATAGTCAATGTTCTTCAAATCGAATCTGTAATTTCTTGCCCTTGACCCTCTGAGGCAGACAAGCGCAGAACGGAGAAGGGCGAAGGAGACTCTGGCCCTTATCCAGCTTATAGTGTC encodes:
- the LOC116604124 gene encoding uncharacterized protein LOC116604124 isoform X1 yields the protein MEYRQMYSIVSSSHTVQCIDRECFSRRWSPFITDTEERRANHRRHSDLASYGPYCTKTAANTSLAKPVGFERNRRELFPCRSAALAHWEKHDNLLNDYSELEPGTSRRGENGAYTGSLVGYSDIHSLVRKGELVEDYHVLGHPSYPRDRTLPARGIPENINPSSVLNEYVPIKERSDVQFTKRSWIKSPKSVVGISGVPQTDQNRYRSLSFEVTSSRSSVHLPPRHEFLHPAAFSTKKIFSAEHSRSQSLNESMLQKVSNEDTQKTKPRSRSFDTFENKADSIICSLCKISLTSKELVDEHFQSTKHKNRIAKVTADPYLKFCEYCKVHLNSKSQAQEHFASTRHAQTMAKSQKAPIRLHPRLTITTDPVNIQFNTRTCPSGYHIELFTKALANNSVCFLPTGADKTLVAALIIAHLLQLNPSRQVVFLVDRVLLVLQQSDFLRTELSHVAIPTSTEGKMPFARQPWQRFRPIRVGAICGEMRRLEPGVPVFDHDVLVVTADCYKNHINNGTLRFEDLALIVLDEAHHCNKEHPYNVIIRDYYLCRKSDAAPMVLGLVSSLAGEMTTDRTVKKLERLLCNLGGAGLLTVTEETSELDRKARMKQLTCYLAEYTLFEQKFVEALMEYATRCFNLAARVTELKEYKELFQPPAGGTLSSDDVQLLLRVSDNILASAHPDDPPLPLQHFVAVCECICTLQECGEGVAADQIVALDDVQCAFGFYWADGQGLQSASFKTCLTQGSSTSAFSIDSAICELLRLLLSQDWARLYCEVTPVVLVLTKRRLTACLLAKQLDENDDLRNLEVVTTYAVNDEPNIKPVTAGLFQIVVAVCPAGEAPKIRNCKMVVQMEPASAVSALNHMRCCSHYEEAIFAAICRDQERASHIHELIQREENMARAAQILGSVRQ
- the LOC116604124 gene encoding uncharacterized protein LOC116604124 isoform X2 yields the protein MYSIVSSSHTVQCIDRECFSRRWSPFITDTEERRANHRRHSDLASYGPYCTKTAANTSLAKPVGFERNRRELFPCRSAALAHWEKHDNLLNDYSELEPGTSRRGENGAYTGSLVGYSDIHSLVRKGELVEDYHVLGHPSYPRDRTLPARGIPENINPSSVLNEYVPIKERSDVQFTKRSWIKSPKSVVGISGVPQTDQNRYRSLSFEVTSSRSSVHLPPRHEFLHPAAFSTKKIFSAEHSRSQSLNESMLQKVSNEDTQKTKPRSRSFDTFENKADSIICSLCKISLTSKELVDEHFQSTKHKNRIAKVTADPYLKFCEYCKVHLNSKSQAQEHFASTRHAQTMAKSQKAPIRLHPRLTITTDPVNIQFNTRTCPSGYHIELFTKALANNSVCFLPTGADKTLVAALIIAHLLQLNPSRQVVFLVDRVLLVLQQSDFLRTELSHVAIPTSTEGKMPFARQPWQRFRPIRVGAICGEMRRLEPGVPVFDHDVLVVTADCYKNHINNGTLRFEDLALIVLDEAHHCNKEHPYNVIIRDYYLCRKSDAAPMVLGLVSSLAGEMTTDRTVKKLERLLCNLGGAGLLTVTEETSELDRKARMKQLTCYLAEYTLFEQKFVEALMEYATRCFNLAARVTELKEYKELFQPPAGGTLSSDDVQLLLRVSDNILASAHPDDPPLPLQHFVAVCECICTLQECGEGVAADQIVALDDVQCAFGFYWADGQGLQSASFKTCLTQGSSTSAFSIDSAICELLRLLLSQDWARLYCEVTPVVLVLTKRRLTACLLAKQLDENDDLRNLEVVTTYAVNDEPNIKPVTAGLFQIVVAVCPAGEAPKIRNCKMVVQMEPASAVSALNHMRCCSHYEEAIFAAICRDQERASHIHELIQREENMARAAQILGSVRQ